A window of Paenibacillus phoenicis genomic DNA:
ATCGCTTAATTCGTCAACGATCTCTTCATTCCGGTCGATGCCCAGAACCTCATATCCTAACTCCACCAACTCCAAGGCCAGGCTCGATCCGAAGCGCCCCAAGCCGATGACCACAAACTGCTGCTTTTTCATTTTTGCCCCATTTCCCCTTATCCAATAATGATTTTGCCTTCTGGATGGCGATACAGCTCTTTCCCCTTCCTTGGACCGATGGCATAAGCAAGCGTCAAGGGCCCCAGCCGTCCGGCAAACATCGTAAGACTGATCACAACTTTCCCAAATTCCGTCAAGTGCTCCGTTAAGCCCATCGATAATCCAACCGTTCCAAAAGCCGAAGTCGTTTCAAATAAAATGGAGAGGAAGCTTGCGTCTTCTGTGGTGGACAGAACCATCGCTACAGCAACGATGACGAACAGTGCCATCATCGTAATCGTGAGCGCCTTGAAGATCCGTTCTTGGGCCATCCGGTAACGGAACAACACCAAATCGGTTCGTCCGCGGATCATGGAGATCACCGCGCCGATGAGAATCGTAAAGGTAGTTGTCTTGATCCCGCCCCCCGTCGAGCCGGGCGAAGCCCCGATAAACATCAGGATGATTATGAAGAATTGCGTAGCCTGACGCAGCGAACCGATATCAAGGGTGACAACCCCTCCCGAACGAGGCGTAATCGATTGGAACATTGAAGCCCAGATTTTGCCGCTCCAACTGAGCGGTTCCAGCGTACGCGAGTTCGTGAATTCGAACACGAAAATGACGATCGTGCCAATCGCAATCAGCGCCCCCGTCATGGACAGCACCACTTTGGAATGAAGCGACAATTTGCGATGCTTGCGATACTCTGCCAGATCGGACAAGACAATAAAACCAAGCCCCCCGGACACGATGAGCAAGATGGAGACGATGTTAATCAAAGGATCGTTAACATAGGGGATTAAACTGCGATTTTCCCCAAACAAATCAAATCCCGCATTATTAAACATCGAAATCGAATGCCAAATCCCATAATACAGCGCCCGGCCAAACGGCATATCAAAGGCCCAGCGAATCGTGAGGAGCACCGCCGCACTGGACTCGATGATCAGGGAGTACATCAGCACCTTGCGGATTAAGCGAACGATGCCTTCCATTGAGCTCTGGTTCATCGCTTCCTGGAGCAGCAGACGGTCTTTCAGCGAGATTTTCCGTTTGAGGACAAGGGAGAACAAGGTGGCCATGGTCATAAAGCCAAGCCCCCCGATTTGTACAAGCATGATGATGACGATATGTCCAAAGGTTGAAAAATACCTTCCCGTATCCACCACAAACAGCCCCGTCACACAAGTTGCCGAGGTTGCCGTAAATAAAGCATCAATAAATGGCATCGGTTCCCCGGACGTCCCAGAGATCGGAAGCATAAGCAGCAGAGTTCCCAACAAAATGATGAGGGCAAACCCAGTCACCAATATCTGCGGCGGAGAAAGGTTAATTTTCTTGGTATGCAACGCGTTCACCTCATCATCGTTCTGAAAAAAACACAAAAGAAAAAAAGCACTGGAAATCCAATGCCTTTCGGTGTTTGGTTCCTGATGCACAGGCCTACGAGGTTAGCTGACGGATTCGGACATGCCCAGTTGCCCTATTCGCGGAACATATCCCCTTGCTGGGAGTTGAAGCTCCGTGAAATTCACCCCAAAATATACGGTTCCCCCGTTTTCATTGCGAAATTCGGCCAATCTTTTCAATTGTTTTCAATCATTTTTCGTCAAATGGATTATATCCCTTATTCCGTCCCGCCACAAAGCTCTATTTTCAAGA
This region includes:
- a CDS encoding TrkH family potassium uptake protein codes for the protein MNALHTKKINLSPPQILVTGFALIILLGTLLLMLPISGTSGEPMPFIDALFTATSATCVTGLFVVDTGRYFSTFGHIVIIMLVQIGGLGFMTMATLFSLVLKRKISLKDRLLLQEAMNQSSMEGIVRLIRKVLMYSLIIESSAAVLLTIRWAFDMPFGRALYYGIWHSISMFNNAGFDLFGENRSLIPYVNDPLINIVSILLIVSGGLGFIVLSDLAEYRKHRKLSLHSKVVLSMTGALIAIGTIVIFVFEFTNSRTLEPLSWSGKIWASMFQSITPRSGGVVTLDIGSLRQATQFFIIILMFIGASPGSTGGGIKTTTFTILIGAVISMIRGRTDLVLFRYRMAQERIFKALTITMMALFVIVAVAMVLSTTEDASFLSILFETTSAFGTVGLSMGLTEHLTEFGKVVISLTMFAGRLGPLTLAYAIGPRKGKELYRHPEGKIIIG